The genomic segment CCTCGGAGAGGACGCGGAGGTATCCGAAGGCCAGCGGCTGTCGGCGGGGGTCCGTACCGTCGTTCATGGCCTGTCTCCGGTAAGGGGGGCGTCCACGGGGACGGAACCGAGCCGCATCTCGAACCACACGTCCTTGCCGATGACCCGCCGGACCACGCCCCAGCGGTGCGACAGCGCGGCGACCAGGGCGAGGCCGCGGCCGCCTTCGGACAGCTCGTCGAACGGGGCGGCGGCGGGCAGGCGCGGTATTCCGGTGGCCGAGTCACGCACCTCCACCCGCAAGCGCCCGTCGTACAGGCGGTAGGTCACCCGGACGCGGCTCCCTCGGCCGGCCCGGCCGTGGATCACGGCATTGCTCACCAACTCGGACACCGCCGACTCCACGGAGTCCGTTACCTCGGGCAGTCCCCACTCGTTGGACAACTCCCGAGCTCTGGCGCGGGCGGCTTTTACGGCGGGGCGGTAGCGGCGGTAGTGCACCTGTTCCATTCTGCGAACAGCCATGCGTGCCCCCTTAGTTCGGGTGGGTGTGGCCATGCCGTGCACCATGCTTA from the Streptomyces sp. AM 4-1-1 genome contains:
- a CDS encoding ATP-binding protein is translated as MAVRRMEQVHYRRYRPAVKAARARARELSNEWGLPEVTDSVESAVSELVSNAVIHGRAGRGSRVRVTYRLYDGRLRVEVRDSATGIPRLPAAAPFDELSEGGRGLALVAALSHRWGVVRRVIGKDVWFEMRLGSVPVDAPLTGDRP